In Patescibacteria group bacterium, one DNA window encodes the following:
- a CDS encoding metallopeptidase family protein, producing the protein MDREKFEELVRQGIEAIPKKFLEKMNNVDIVVEDEPTEGQIEKLKLRKDAKLFGLYEGIPQTKRGFYAGVLPDKITIFQKPIEETCFNDEQIKEIVKKTVWHEIAHHFGMDEERVRSAEKRRSNN; encoded by the coding sequence ATGGACAGGGAAAAATTTGAAGAATTAGTGAGACAGGGGATTGAGGCGATTCCAAAAAAGTTTTTGGAAAAAATGAATAATGTGGACATTGTTGTTGAGGACGAACCAACAGAAGGACAGATAGAGAAATTAAAACTTAGAAAGGATGCCAAACTTTTCGGTCTTTACGAGGGTATACCTCAGACAAAAAGGGGATTTTACGCCGGAGTTTTGCCGGATAAAATAACTATTTTTCAAAAACCAATTGAAGAAACTTGTTTCAATGACGAGCAGATAAAAGAAATAGTAAAAAAAACGGTTTGGCACGAAATTGCCCATCATTTTGGCATGGATGAGGAAAGAGTGAGAAGTGCGGAAAAAAGAAGGAGTAATAATTAA
- a CDS encoding MscL family protein produces the protein MNVKINEFINFIRSQGVVGLAIGFILGGAVSKVVSALVNDLINPIIGIFLGRLGDLSNLGLHIGSSYIGFGHFISILIDFIIIALVVYYGFKALKLNKVDKKEL, from the coding sequence ATGAATGTGAAAATAAATGAGTTTATAAATTTTATACGCAGCCAAGGCGTAGTGGGGCTGGCAATCGGATTTATTTTAGGCGGTGCGGTTTCCAAGGTTGTTTCCGCGTTGGTCAACGACTTAATCAATCCGATTATCGGAATCTTCTTGGGAAGATTGGGTGATTTATCAAATCTCGGTTTACATATCGGCTCATCCTATATAGGGTTTGGGCATTTTATTTCCATTTTGATAGATTTTATAATTATCGCCTTGGTTGTTTATTACGGGTTTAAAGCATTAAAACTTAATAAAGTAGATAAAAAAG